The Pirellulales bacterium genomic interval CAGTTCAAGTCGAGATCGCCCTTCGATCATGCGATGTATAAGAAGTCAGCGCTTCAGCGCCGTTTGCCGCACCGTTGTTTGCCTCGTCGCTGCCGCTGGTTGCGAGCAAGCGGCCAGCGAGTCGCCTCAAACAACGGCATCGAACCGTTCATACGCCACCGGCCACGACTGGCCCAATTGGCGCGGGCCGGAACATAGCGGTATCTCGCGCGAAACGGGCTGGCAAGATACATGGCCAGACGGCGGTCCGAAGCAGCTTTGGAAAGCCAGCGTCGGCACCGGTTTTTCCTCGGTTTCGATTGCCGATGGCAGGCTCTACACGCTGGGGCATCGCGGTGACGACGACACCGTCTACTGCCTGGATGCCAACACCGGCGAGGAGATCTGGAAGCATTCCTATCCCTGCAAGCTGGTCGATAACCTGCACGAGGGCGGACCTGCCGCCACGCCCACCATTCACGAAGGCCGGGTCTACACCCATAGCAAAGAAGGGCATCTGTTTTGCTTTGACGCCGCCCAGGGAGCGGTCCTTTGGTCGGTGAAACTGCAAGACTTGCTCGGTGTCGAAATGCCGACGTGGGGCTTCTCTTGTTCGCCGCGCGTGCTGGGAGATTCGCTGCTCGTCGAAGCCGGCCGCACTTGCGCGCTAGATCGCAACACGGGGGAGCTGCGCTGGAAAACCGACAAGTACGAGCCGGGCTACGGCTCGCCGGCCATCCTGCGCCGCGGCGAGAAACTCTTGGTGGTTGTGCTCAACAATGAATACTTGCTCATCGTCGATGCCGCCGACGGCAAGGAAGTCGCCAAGCAAGCATGGGAGACCTCCTTCGCCACCAGCGCGACCACGCCAATCGTCGACGACGACACGATTTTCATCTCCACCGGCTACAATGCGGGTTGCGTGATGTTTCGGCTTGCTCCTGCCGCCGGCTCTCTACCGGAAAAAACAGAAGCAGGGCTGGTTCTGGAGCGCGTTTATCAGAACAAAAACATGAGCAACCACATGGCCAATTGCGTGCTGTACGATAACTACCTGTACGGCATCGATGGCAATAGCCACAACCGCCGGAATTGCGAACTGGTCTGCCTCGATGCCGCCAGCGGCGACGTGAAATGGAAGCACCGCGGATTGGGTTGCGGCTCACTCATGATCGCCGACGACAAATTGATCGTGCTCGGCGACGACGGAGAACTGGTCATCGCTCCGGCCAATTCCCAAGCGTTCCAGCCCACCGCCAAAGCGCGCGCGATCGAGGGCAAATGCTGGACGGTTCCGGTTCTCAGCCACGGCCGCGTCTACTGTCGCAATGCCGATGGCGACCTGGTATGCGTCGATCTGCGACCGTAACCCGTCCTGCGCAGTCCGAGCGAGCCGCGCTCGTTCGGAATCGCCGATGGCGGCGACAAGCGTCCAAACCGGCCTTGTTGCGTGCAGGTCGCCCGACCCTGCACGCAGCCTCGACCGCTTGCCTCCTGAGTCCAGACGCTTCGCAATTCCCGGAGCCATCGGTTGAACACCTCGTAACCTTACCGCCTTCTTGCCCCAAGATCCTCCCAGGCCCCTTGACACGCCTTGGAACGCCTGTATACTGTCTTAAGCCAGTGTACATCGGATCAATTATTTTCAAGATTCACCGAACAGCCACTGCTGTGGCGCCCAATCGATTCTCGCCGCCGAACATCGCCATGAGCCTTTCCGCCGGAACCTTCTCCGCGGACCACCCCCTTATTTTCCATCGACCCTCGCCACGCCTCAAACCTCAAAAACACTCGTAATTTCTCGATCCATTTCGCTTCCGCCCGCCGTTTTTTTTGCACACCCCCCCGGAAATGAACCGGAAATGAATTCCGCGAAAATCTTCACGGCGCCCGGAAAAAACCGCACTTCTCCCGCTCCTTCATTTCCACCACAAAAATATTTTTTCCGAAATCACACGATGACGCCCATTGCAAATTCCCCGAGATAAACCAACAGCAGGGCCAATGGAGTCGGGAGTCGGTGCGGGCGTTGACGTCACTCCCCTGGACAGACTCTCGCCACACCCACTCCCGACCCCTTCGATGCGCTGACCGGCCTCGGCGAAACATAGACAGCGGCGGATTGAGCCGCGTACAATACAAGCA includes:
- a CDS encoding PQQ-binding-like beta-propeller repeat protein, whose translation is MRCIRSQRFSAVCRTVVCLVAAAGCEQAASESPQTTASNRSYATGHDWPNWRGPEHSGISRETGWQDTWPDGGPKQLWKASVGTGFSSVSIADGRLYTLGHRGDDDTVYCLDANTGEEIWKHSYPCKLVDNLHEGGPAATPTIHEGRVYTHSKEGHLFCFDAAQGAVLWSVKLQDLLGVEMPTWGFSCSPRVLGDSLLVEAGRTCALDRNTGELRWKTDKYEPGYGSPAILRRGEKLLVVVLNNEYLLIVDAADGKEVAKQAWETSFATSATTPIVDDDTIFISTGYNAGCVMFRLAPAAGSLPEKTEAGLVLERVYQNKNMSNHMANCVLYDNYLYGIDGNSHNRRNCELVCLDAASGDVKWKHRGLGCGSLMIADDKLIVLGDDGELVIAPANSQAFQPTAKARAIEGKCWTVPVLSHGRVYCRNADGDLVCVDLRP